A single region of the Liolophura sinensis isolate JHLJ2023 chromosome 9, CUHK_Ljap_v2, whole genome shotgun sequence genome encodes:
- the LOC135475842 gene encoding sigma non-opioid intracellular receptor 1-like: MLRFIAKLLIFVVICIFSIQYWLERKSYLFDEEAVASIARKHVGTTDVKASFKKIIQTFRQRYPGHILPPEHIEWVFINAGGWMGSFCLLHASLTEYVLLFGTAVPTSGHSGRYWANISDTIVTGSFMQWKEGELSNVVYKPGDTVLHVWGDVAAVSWAEGTWMVEYGRGFIPSTLGFGLSDTIFSTQDFLTMYYVLRVYIRALLQETGFLWVDFKNVIKNAL, from the exons ATGTTGCGCTTTATTGCTAAGTTGCTTATTTTTGTGgtgatttgtattttttctattCAGTACTGGTTAGAAAGGAAATCATATTTGTTCGATGAAGAAGCTGTAGCCTCGATAGCGCGGAAACATGTTG GCACTACTGATGTGAAAGCTTCATTcaagaaaataatacaaaccTTTCGACAGCGCTACCCAGGTCACATCTTACCTCCTGAACACATCGAGTGGGTGTTCATCAATGCTGGGGGCTGGATGGGTTCCTTCTGTCTGCTACATGCCTCTCTGACAGAATATGTCCTGTTGTTTGGTACTGCTGTTCCCACTTCAGGACATTCAG GGCGCTACTGGGCAAATATTTCGGACACAATAGTGACGGGCTCATTCATGCAGTGGAAGGAAGGAGAGTTGAGTAATGTTGTCTACAAACCAG GTGATACAGTGTTGCATGTGTGGGGGGATGTGGCAGCGGTCTCCTGGGCTGAGGGTACATGGATGGTGGAGTATGGGCGTGGGTTCATCCCTTCTACGCTTGGATTTGGACTATCAGACACGATATTCAGTACCCAGGACTTCCTTACCATGTACTATGTGCTGAGGGTGTATATTAGAGCTCTGCTACAAGAGACAGGCTTTCTCTGggttgattttaaaaatgtaattaagaATGCATTGTGA